A part of Melittangium boletus DSM 14713 genomic DNA contains:
- a CDS encoding leucine-rich repeat domain-containing protein, giving the protein MAVKKTSTEWKRLEKRYLQRLGDDAAGKYPEKLEPRGMAFPHEFDLAPFLPADYLQFVKELGYRWLSSGEEKLAFLPPRWMLGLSMQMGEPDRKWAEVREEREAGTHTYRFVMFASSDINDVNGYAFGKSEESGELVVWNVEDSLPESELGPFSTWVKQQLETLGEALPEEDEPAENDAERELGDPLGLESESLPVKVKPSKAKGAEGVLTALPRTSKELTLNGRKLGELPPVIGEFSELEHLWLGSTGLKQLPKQLGQLHMLKRLDLSFNRELKTLPPEVGQLRSLESLNLRNSGLSSLPEELGQLKNLRFLDLQATEMSTLPACLHQLTSLKTLDLYWTSIPREEIEALRRALPECTVGVSP; this is encoded by the coding sequence ATGGCGGTCAAGAAGACGTCCACGGAATGGAAACGCCTGGAAAAAAGGTACCTCCAGCGCCTGGGAGACGACGCCGCGGGCAAGTACCCGGAGAAGCTCGAGCCGCGCGGGATGGCCTTCCCGCACGAGTTCGACCTCGCGCCCTTCCTTCCCGCGGACTACCTCCAGTTCGTGAAGGAACTTGGCTACCGGTGGCTGTCCAGCGGTGAGGAGAAGCTGGCCTTCCTTCCTCCCCGCTGGATGCTCGGCCTCTCCATGCAGATGGGCGAGCCAGACCGGAAGTGGGCGGAGGTCCGCGAGGAGCGGGAGGCGGGCACGCACACCTACCGTTTCGTGATGTTCGCCTCCAGCGACATCAACGACGTCAATGGCTACGCCTTCGGGAAGAGCGAGGAGAGCGGCGAGCTCGTCGTCTGGAATGTCGAGGACAGCCTGCCCGAGAGCGAACTGGGACCCTTCTCCACCTGGGTGAAGCAGCAACTGGAAACGCTGGGCGAAGCGCTCCCGGAAGAGGACGAGCCGGCCGAGAACGACGCCGAGCGGGAGTTGGGAGACCCCCTGGGATTGGAGAGCGAATCCCTTCCCGTGAAGGTGAAGCCCTCCAAGGCCAAGGGCGCGGAGGGGGTACTCACCGCTTTACCCAGAACGTCGAAGGAACTCACCCTGAACGGGCGGAAGCTGGGAGAGCTGCCTCCGGTGATTGGGGAGTTCTCGGAGCTGGAACACCTGTGGCTGGGCTCGACGGGTCTCAAACAACTTCCCAAGCAACTCGGCCAGCTCCACATGCTGAAGCGGCTGGATCTATCCTTCAATCGAGAGCTGAAGACCCTGCCCCCCGAGGTGGGACAACTGCGGAGCCTGGAGTCACTGAACCTGCGCAACAGCGGGCTCAGCTCGCTCCCCGAGGAGCTGGGCCAACTCAAGAACCTGAGGTTCCTGGACTTGCAGGCCACGGAGATGAGCACCCTCCCGGCCTGCCTCCACCAACTAACAAGCCTCAAGACCCTGGACCTTTACTGGACCTCCATTCCCCGGGAGGAGATCGAGGCCCTGCGGCGGGCGCTCCCGGAGTGCACGGTGGGCGTCTCTCCGTGA
- a CDS encoding DUF2160 domain-containing protein: MDFEWMAWTAPTAGFFGFIVLLLAAYTVWGIRAPSLPRQGLLPMSTTRGDRLFVGLLGSAFIHLAWVGLTDASVWIAVGLSLLFLVFISRWG, from the coding sequence ATGGACTTCGAATGGATGGCCTGGACGGCCCCCACGGCCGGCTTCTTCGGCTTCATCGTGCTCCTCCTCGCGGCCTATACGGTCTGGGGCATCCGCGCCCCTTCCCTGCCCCGTCAGGGCCTCCTGCCCATGTCCACCACCCGGGGAGATCGGCTCTTCGTGGGGCTGCTGGGCAGCGCCTTCATTCACCTGGCCTGGGTGGGCCTGACGGATGCGTCCGTCTGGATCGCCGTGGGTCTGTCGTTGCTGTTCCTCGTCTTCATTTCCCGCTGGGGGTAG
- a CDS encoding ABC transporter substrate-binding protein, translating to MKKTVWTLALALAVPVAGCKKESKPAEGEKPPAAAQPQQVDTAALEKAAEKWVDEEFQPSTLSRDEQLAEMKWFREAAAPFRGQTINVVSESIDTHVYESKTLAKAFSEITGINLKHDIIQEGDVIEKLQTQMQSGRSIYDMYVNDSDLIGTHVRYGQVVPLTDFMEGEGKDVTLPTLDIDDFMGKSFVTGPDGKMYQLPDQQFANLYWFRHDWFSRPDLRERFKKKYGYELGVPVNWSAYEDIADFFTNDVKEIDGVKVYGHMDYGKKDPSLGWRFTDAWLSMAGAGDKGLPNGKPVDEWGIRVEGCNPVGASVTRGGDTNGPASVYALTKYIEWLKKYAPPQAAGMTFSEAGPVPGQGNVAQQIFWYTGFTAPLMKPGLPVVDANGLPKWRMAPSPHGPYWEEGMKLGYQDTGSWTMLKSTPLERRKAAWLYAQFVVAKTTSLKKFLVGLTPIRDSDIRSEHVTKVADKFGGLVEFYRSPARVAWTPTGTNVPDYPKLAQLWWQNISLAVEGEKTPQEAMDTLATQMDDVMGRLERAGMKTCPPKLNPVKDAKFWFDAPGAPKPKLANEKPKGETVPYEQLLQAWKEGRVK from the coding sequence ATGAAGAAAACCGTGTGGACGTTGGCCTTGGCCCTCGCCGTTCCCGTGGCCGGGTGCAAGAAGGAGTCGAAGCCCGCGGAGGGTGAGAAGCCCCCCGCCGCGGCGCAGCCCCAGCAGGTGGACACCGCCGCCCTGGAGAAGGCCGCCGAGAAGTGGGTGGACGAGGAGTTCCAGCCCAGCACCCTCTCCCGCGACGAGCAGCTCGCGGAGATGAAGTGGTTCCGCGAGGCCGCCGCGCCCTTCCGCGGACAGACGATCAACGTGGTGTCCGAGAGCATCGACACGCACGTCTATGAGTCCAAGACGCTGGCCAAGGCCTTCTCGGAAATCACCGGCATCAACCTCAAGCACGACATCATCCAGGAAGGCGATGTCATCGAGAAGCTGCAGACCCAGATGCAGTCGGGCCGCAGCATCTATGACATGTACGTCAACGACAGCGACCTGATCGGCACCCACGTGCGCTATGGCCAGGTGGTGCCGCTCACGGACTTCATGGAGGGCGAAGGCAAGGACGTGACGCTGCCCACGCTCGACATCGACGACTTCATGGGCAAGAGCTTCGTCACCGGCCCCGACGGCAAGATGTACCAACTGCCGGACCAGCAGTTCGCCAACCTCTACTGGTTCCGCCACGACTGGTTCAGCCGCCCCGACCTGCGCGAGCGCTTCAAGAAGAAGTACGGCTACGAGCTGGGCGTGCCGGTGAACTGGTCCGCCTACGAGGACATCGCCGACTTCTTCACCAACGACGTGAAGGAGATCGACGGCGTCAAGGTGTACGGCCACATGGACTACGGCAAGAAGGACCCGTCCCTGGGCTGGCGCTTCACGGACGCGTGGCTGTCCATGGCGGGCGCGGGCGACAAGGGCCTGCCCAACGGCAAGCCCGTGGATGAATGGGGCATCCGCGTGGAGGGCTGCAACCCCGTGGGCGCCTCCGTCACGCGTGGCGGTGACACCAATGGCCCCGCCTCCGTGTACGCGCTCACCAAGTACATCGAATGGCTCAAGAAGTACGCCCCGCCCCAGGCGGCCGGCATGACGTTCTCCGAGGCCGGCCCCGTGCCCGGCCAGGGCAACGTCGCGCAGCAGATCTTCTGGTACACGGGCTTCACCGCGCCCCTCATGAAGCCCGGCCTGCCCGTGGTGGACGCCAATGGCCTGCCCAAGTGGCGCATGGCCCCCTCGCCTCACGGCCCGTACTGGGAGGAGGGCATGAAGCTCGGCTACCAGGACACCGGCTCGTGGACGATGCTCAAGAGCACGCCGCTCGAGCGCCGCAAGGCGGCGTGGCTCTACGCCCAGTTCGTGGTGGCCAAGACCACGTCCCTCAAGAAGTTCCTGGTCGGCCTCACGCCCATCCGCGACTCGGACATCCGCTCCGAGCACGTCACCAAGGTGGCGGACAAGTTCGGCGGCCTCGTGGAGTTCTACCGCAGCCCCGCGCGCGTGGCTTGGACCCCCACCGGCACCAACGTGCCGGACTACCCGAAGCTCGCGCAACTCTGGTGGCAGAACATCAGCCTCGCTGTCGAGGGCGAGAAGACGCCCCAGGAGGCCATGGACACGCTCGCCACGCAGATGGATGACGTCATGGGCCGCCTGGAGCGCGCGGGCATGAAGACCTGCCCGCCCAAGCTCAACCCCGTGAAGGACGCGAAGTTCTGGTTCGACGCGCCGGGTGCCCCCAAGCCCAAGCTCGCCAACGAGAAGCCCAAGGGCGAGACCGTGCCCTATGAGCAGCTGCTCCAGGCCTGGAAGGAAGGGCGCGTGAAGTAA
- a CDS encoding carbohydrate ABC transporter permease — translation MEKPTRQSAWLMVLPVLVAVAFSAVIPLMTVVNYSVQDILGPDQRVFVGTEWFRKVLRDPELHGALRRQMGFSLAVLALEIPLGVLLALVLPKAGKAASASLVLVGLPLLIPFNVVGTIWQIFARGDIGLFGVAINSLGISYNYTAHALDAWLTVLLMDVWHWTPLVALLCYAGLQAIPEAYYQAARIDGASVWATFRYIQLPRLRGVLTIAVLLRFMDSFMIYTEPFVLTGGGPGNATTFLSQYLTRLAVGQFDLGPAAAFSLVYFLIVLLFSYVFYTAMTQQKEAR, via the coding sequence ATGGAGAAACCCACCCGACAGAGCGCCTGGCTGATGGTCCTGCCCGTGCTCGTGGCCGTCGCGTTCAGCGCCGTCATCCCCCTGATGACGGTGGTGAACTACTCGGTGCAGGACATCCTCGGACCCGACCAGCGCGTCTTCGTGGGCACCGAGTGGTTCCGCAAGGTGCTGCGCGACCCGGAACTGCACGGCGCCCTGCGGCGCCAGATGGGCTTCTCGCTCGCGGTGCTCGCCCTGGAGATTCCGCTCGGCGTCCTGCTCGCGCTCGTGCTGCCCAAGGCGGGCAAGGCCGCGTCGGCCAGCCTCGTGCTCGTGGGCCTGCCCCTGCTCATCCCCTTCAACGTGGTGGGCACCATCTGGCAGATCTTCGCCCGAGGTGACATCGGCCTGTTCGGCGTGGCCATCAACTCGCTGGGCATCTCCTACAACTACACGGCCCACGCGCTGGACGCATGGCTCACGGTGCTGCTCATGGACGTCTGGCATTGGACGCCCCTGGTGGCGCTGCTCTGCTACGCGGGCCTGCAAGCCATTCCCGAGGCCTACTACCAGGCGGCGCGCATCGACGGCGCCAGCGTGTGGGCCACGTTCCGCTACATCCAACTGCCCCGGCTGCGAGGCGTGCTCACCATCGCGGTGCTGCTGCGCTTCATGGACAGCTTCATGATCTACACCGAGCCCTTCGTGCTCACCGGCGGAGGGCCCGGCAACGCCACCACCTTCCTGAGCCAGTACCTCACCCGGCTCGCGGTGGGGCAGTTCGACCTGGGCCCGGCGGCTGCCTTCTCCCTCGTCTATTTCCTCATCGTCCTGCTGTTCAGCTACGTCTTCTATACCGCCATGACCCAGCAGAAGGAGGCGCGATGA
- a CDS encoding right-handed parallel beta-helix repeat-containing protein, whose protein sequence is MAVVNAKPAGPTWTIVLKAGTYREGELSVTRDNVTLQRYRTDVVRLWGSTQVTGFTGSATASATLPGDMTRFEQNCADDHLLKGTSRHFGAEYALGVFRAGIPLRRVASQPQPGEYTYDHASNVLTVAGGSSDVEVTTKLWALRSAASNVKIAGLDVRGYGTCTVDWSKSVNGTAYYKGAILLYKNSTAVSNSILENSTVANNSASGVAVANAQGVRLIGNRVLNNGWTGVQAGNANGLVVSGNDISYNNIRHWANAVDAGMKITKVEDGVIFNNLFEHNAATGFWCDQHCGSTQPNTHWFIIARNTVRYNDEKGIFYEVSHHGVIASNLVHDNGLTGIAVFGSRTVQLWNNTLVNNEETTTGYSGNLSVVDDNRCVTGDTLPGGQLCDGTKGTVPVQADVYDRCEPSSRGDLANTCNAERITLKNNLIAGSRSSRPLLNVEDPGATAYGAARIISASDFQAYWRSATNAPANVIEWQKNAGSAAIGYTTLAAFQSANPGYEGNSVERVTSTPSFFIDYAGKNFTQNPGSTDVWGRGAPLPSEVLKAIYWPETNPSQPTARIGAFEWQGKADACPLSSAVYHRVNPTTGDSLYTLSESEAQASAADGYTDNRGVAFRAAGSQLAGLSPVYRLMNPSVPAHLYTSSASERSSAMSQYGFTEDEGIGFYASASTGTCLVPVYRLRSPVTYRHLLTASASEWASLKSQGWTDEGIRFHAATP, encoded by the coding sequence TTGGCCGTCGTCAACGCCAAACCCGCTGGGCCGACCTGGACCATCGTGCTCAAGGCGGGCACGTACCGCGAGGGCGAATTGTCGGTGACGCGCGACAACGTCACCCTCCAGCGCTACCGCACGGATGTGGTGCGGCTGTGGGGCAGCACCCAGGTCACGGGCTTCACCGGCTCGGCGACCGCCAGCGCCACGCTCCCTGGGGACATGACGCGCTTCGAGCAGAACTGCGCGGATGACCATCTGCTCAAGGGCACCAGCCGACACTTCGGCGCGGAGTACGCGCTGGGTGTCTTCCGCGCGGGAATCCCGCTGCGCCGCGTGGCCTCCCAACCGCAGCCCGGCGAGTATACCTATGACCATGCCTCCAACGTCCTCACCGTCGCGGGCGGTTCGAGCGACGTGGAAGTGACCACGAAGCTCTGGGCCCTGAGGAGCGCCGCCTCGAACGTGAAGATCGCGGGGCTGGACGTGAGGGGCTACGGCACATGCACGGTCGATTGGAGCAAGAGCGTGAATGGAACGGCCTATTACAAGGGCGCCATCCTGCTCTACAAGAACAGCACCGCCGTCTCGAACTCCATCCTGGAGAACTCGACCGTGGCCAACAACTCCGCCTCGGGAGTGGCCGTGGCCAACGCGCAGGGGGTGCGGCTGATCGGCAACCGCGTCCTCAACAATGGCTGGACGGGGGTCCAGGCGGGCAACGCCAATGGCCTCGTCGTCTCGGGCAATGACATCTCGTACAACAACATCCGGCACTGGGCGAACGCGGTCGACGCCGGCATGAAGATCACCAAGGTCGAGGACGGCGTCATCTTCAACAACCTCTTCGAGCACAACGCCGCCACGGGCTTCTGGTGCGATCAACATTGCGGCTCGACCCAGCCCAACACCCACTGGTTCATCATCGCGAGGAACACCGTCCGCTACAACGATGAGAAAGGCATCTTCTACGAGGTGTCACACCATGGCGTGATCGCCTCCAACCTGGTGCATGACAATGGCCTGACGGGCATCGCCGTCTTTGGTTCGCGCACCGTGCAACTCTGGAACAACACGCTCGTCAACAACGAGGAGACGACCACTGGCTATTCGGGCAACCTGAGCGTCGTGGACGACAACCGCTGCGTCACCGGGGACACGCTGCCCGGCGGTCAGCTCTGTGACGGAACCAAGGGAACCGTCCCCGTCCAAGCCGACGTCTATGATCGCTGCGAGCCCAGTTCTCGGGGAGACCTCGCGAACACCTGTAATGCCGAGCGCATCACGCTCAAGAACAACTTGATCGCGGGCTCCCGCTCCTCTCGGCCCCTGCTCAACGTGGAGGACCCCGGCGCCACGGCCTACGGCGCCGCCCGCATCATCAGCGCGAGTGATTTTCAGGCCTACTGGCGAAGCGCCACGAACGCACCCGCGAATGTCATCGAGTGGCAGAAGAACGCGGGAAGCGCCGCGATTGGCTACACCACGCTGGCCGCATTCCAGAGCGCGAACCCGGGGTACGAGGGCAACTCCGTCGAGCGCGTGACGAGCACGCCATCCTTCTTCATCGACTACGCGGGGAAGAACTTCACGCAGAACCCGGGCAGCACGGATGTCTGGGGACGGGGCGCGCCACTTCCCTCGGAAGTGCTCAAGGCCATCTACTGGCCGGAGACGAATCCCTCGCAGCCCACGGCGCGGATCGGTGCCTTCGAGTGGCAGGGAAAGGCGGACGCATGCCCCCTGTCCAGCGCGGTGTATCACCGCGTGAACCCCACGACCGGGGACAGCCTGTACACGCTGTCCGAGAGCGAGGCGCAGGCCTCGGCGGCGGACGGGTACACCGATAACCGGGGCGTGGCGTTCCGAGCAGCGGGCAGCCAGCTCGCGGGGCTCTCGCCCGTGTACCGGCTGATGAACCCCTCCGTTCCCGCGCATCTCTACACTTCGAGCGCCAGCGAGCGTTCGAGCGCGATGAGCCAGTATGGATTCACCGAGGACGAAGGGATTGGCTTCTATGCGTCCGCGAGCACGGGAACCTGCCTGGTGCCCGTGTACCGGCTCCGGAGCCCGGTGACGTACCGGCACCTGCTCACCGCCTCCGCCAGTGAATGGGCGTCATTGAAATCCCAGGGCTGGACCGACGAGGGCATCCGCTTCCACGCGGCCACGCCGTAG
- a CDS encoding carbohydrate ABC transporter permease, which yields MRRLAVPLYLALSFVPIYWLVCMSLKTNEEILGDFSAWPRSPTLDNYTTIFTDPSWSMSYVHSLTYVSINTVLSVLLALPAAYAFSRYRFLGDTHLFFWLLSNRMSPPAVFLLPFFQLYSSIGLFDTPWAVAFAHMLFTVPLSVWILEGFMSGVPREIDETAYIDGYGFPRFFLRIFFPLIRSGVGVTAFFCFMFSWVELLLARTLTSVEAKPIVAAMTRTVSAAGMDWGVLAAAGVLTLVPGAVVIYFVRNYIAKGFALGRV from the coding sequence ATGAGACGCCTCGCCGTCCCCCTCTATCTGGCCCTGAGCTTCGTGCCCATCTATTGGCTCGTGTGCATGTCGCTCAAGACGAACGAGGAGATATTGGGCGACTTCTCCGCCTGGCCGCGCTCCCCCACGCTCGACAACTACACCACCATCTTCACGGATCCCTCGTGGAGCATGAGCTACGTGCACTCGCTCACGTACGTGAGCATCAACACGGTGCTCTCGGTGCTGCTCGCGCTGCCCGCGGCCTACGCCTTCTCGCGCTACCGCTTCCTCGGAGACACGCACCTGTTCTTCTGGCTGCTCAGCAACCGCATGTCTCCCCCGGCCGTCTTCCTGCTGCCCTTCTTCCAGCTCTACTCGAGCATCGGCCTGTTCGACACGCCCTGGGCCGTGGCCTTCGCGCACATGCTCTTCACCGTGCCCCTGTCCGTGTGGATCCTCGAGGGCTTCATGTCCGGAGTGCCCCGGGAGATCGACGAGACGGCCTATATCGACGGCTACGGCTTCCCGCGCTTCTTCCTGCGCATCTTCTTCCCGCTCATCCGCTCGGGCGTGGGCGTGACGGCGTTCTTCTGCTTCATGTTCAGCTGGGTGGAACTGCTGCTCGCGCGCACGCTCACGTCCGTGGAGGCCAAGCCCATCGTCGCCGCCATGACGCGCACGGTGAGCGCGGCGGGCATGGACTGGGGCGTGCTCGCCGCCGCGGGCGTGCTGACGCTCGTGCCGGGCGCGGTGGTCATCTACTTCGTGCGCAACTACATCGCCAAGGGCTTCGCCCTGGGAAGGGTGTGA
- a CDS encoding SMI1/KNR4 family protein, with translation MTEAVERLKVFVSTKEDMSLEFSQPLSGAEVQKLEKKYGLKLPPSYVRFLNTHGTFKVLYGGRELIGMELPNELHAVAPDPNDAAEGDDPDVAEAIEEALFFQRMDDDAVENFWCFNPRDRTPEDELGVVAYTHDEPFGLPQLLGTQDARHFRDFSTHIVTVIDDFIETYGEE, from the coding sequence GTGACCGAGGCAGTGGAGCGGCTCAAGGTCTTCGTGAGCACCAAAGAGGACATGTCCTTGGAGTTCTCCCAGCCGCTCTCCGGCGCGGAGGTGCAGAAGCTGGAGAAGAAATACGGGCTGAAGCTGCCCCCCAGCTACGTGCGGTTCTTGAACACCCACGGCACCTTCAAGGTGCTGTATGGCGGAAGGGAGCTCATCGGCATGGAGCTCCCGAACGAATTGCACGCGGTCGCACCGGACCCGAACGACGCCGCGGAGGGAGACGATCCCGACGTGGCCGAGGCCATCGAGGAGGCCCTGTTCTTCCAGCGCATGGACGATGACGCGGTGGAGAACTTCTGGTGCTTCAATCCGCGAGATCGCACTCCCGAGGACGAGCTGGGTGTCGTGGCTTACACCCATGACGAGCCCTTCGGACTTCCCCAGCTCCTCGGCACCCAGGACGCCAGGCACTTCCGGGACTTCTCCACCCACATCGTCACGGTCATCGACGACTTCATCGAGACCTACGGCGAGGAGTAG
- a CDS encoding ABC transporter ATP-binding protein, producing the protein MRQGIELDGITRVVGGETHLADIHLRLEPGSFQVLLGRTRAGKTSLLRLLAGLDKPTTGRLRVDGTDVTHVDVRRRDVAMVYQQFVNYPSLTVYENIASPLRLAGKLDAKALDKRVRDTAAALRLEPFLQRLPAELSGGQQQRTAMARALAKDASLLLLDEPLANLDYKLREELRTEIRQLFRGRPAVVVYATTEPTEALLLGGQTVVLHEGRVLQSGPTLEVYQRPANEHVGQVFSDPQMNLWDAEVSPEGRARLSPEVDFPLSGHLRGLAPGRYRLGLRAHHLRLVPTSAEDIRVPAHVELEEVSGSETLLHAGHAGLALAAQMEGVHRHASGSPVELFIPPSRLFAFTPGGPLVAAPSFAPQEAAHGPN; encoded by the coding sequence GTGAGGCAAGGCATCGAGCTGGACGGAATCACGCGCGTCGTGGGCGGAGAAACACACCTGGCGGACATCCACCTGCGGCTCGAACCCGGCTCCTTCCAGGTGCTGCTGGGCCGCACGCGCGCCGGGAAGACGTCGCTCTTGCGGCTGCTGGCGGGGCTCGACAAGCCCACCACGGGACGGCTGCGCGTGGACGGCACCGACGTCACCCACGTGGACGTGCGCCGCCGCGACGTGGCCATGGTGTACCAGCAGTTCGTCAACTACCCCTCCCTCACCGTCTACGAGAACATCGCCTCGCCCTTGCGGCTCGCGGGCAAGCTCGACGCCAAGGCATTGGACAAGCGCGTGCGGGACACCGCCGCGGCGCTCCGCCTGGAGCCCTTCCTGCAACGCCTTCCCGCGGAGCTGAGCGGTGGCCAGCAACAGCGCACGGCCATGGCACGCGCGCTCGCCAAGGACGCCTCGCTGCTGCTGCTCGACGAGCCCCTGGCCAACCTCGACTACAAGCTGCGCGAGGAGCTGCGCACGGAGATCCGCCAGCTCTTCCGGGGCCGGCCCGCCGTCGTGGTGTACGCCACCACCGAGCCCACCGAGGCGCTGCTGCTCGGCGGACAGACGGTGGTGCTGCACGAGGGGCGCGTGTTGCAGTCGGGCCCGACGCTGGAGGTGTACCAGCGGCCCGCCAACGAGCACGTGGGCCAGGTCTTCAGCGATCCGCAGATGAACCTGTGGGACGCCGAGGTGTCCCCGGAGGGGCGGGCCCGCCTGTCTCCCGAGGTGGACTTCCCCTTGTCCGGCCACCTGCGCGGCCTCGCTCCCGGCCGCTACCGCCTGGGCCTGCGCGCCCACCACCTGCGGCTTGTGCCCACCTCCGCCGAGGACATCCGCGTCCCCGCGCACGTGGAGCTGGAAGAGGTCAGCGGCTCGGAGACGCTGCTACACGCGGGCCATGCGGGACTCGCGCTCGCCGCCCAGATGGAGGGCGTGCACCGCCACGCCTCCGGCTCACCCGTGGAGCTGTTCATCCCGCCCTCGCGTCTGTTCGCCTTCACGCCCGGAGGCCCGCTCGTGGCCGCTCCGTCCTTCGCTCCCCAGGAGGCCGCGCATGGCCCGAATTGA
- a CDS encoding ABC transporter ATP-binding protein, which translates to MARIELRGIAHAYGPAPTSDKDYALRPLELTWEDGGAYALLGPSGCGKTTLLNIISGLLKPSHGQVLFNGTDVTAAPPQQRNIAQVFQFPVIYDTMSVSENLAFPLRNRGLGPEETRKRVEEVAELLELTPDLKMRASGLSADMKQRVSLGRGLVRRDVAAILLDEPLTVIDPHVKWLLRRKLKQVHEQLKMTIVYVTHDQVEALTLADRVVVMNQGRVVQVGTPRELFEHPVDTFVGYFIGSPGMNLLPCVVEDGAVVVEGQRLPLDAGVCARALGTGGELLLGIRPEFLRRVPEGTPSSVRVEVTQVEDLGRHKLGTARLGSRTLKVRLPEEERLAPGETCWLELPPAWTTLYAAGRAVS; encoded by the coding sequence ATGGCCCGAATTGAACTCCGCGGCATCGCCCACGCCTATGGGCCCGCTCCCACCTCCGACAAGGACTACGCGCTGCGGCCCCTGGAGCTCACCTGGGAGGACGGAGGCGCCTACGCACTGCTCGGCCCCTCCGGCTGCGGCAAGACGACGCTGCTCAACATCATCTCGGGACTGCTGAAACCCTCGCACGGACAGGTGCTCTTCAACGGCACGGACGTCACGGCCGCCCCGCCCCAACAGCGCAACATCGCCCAGGTGTTCCAGTTCCCGGTCATCTACGACACCATGAGTGTCTCCGAGAACCTGGCCTTTCCCCTGCGCAACCGCGGGCTCGGCCCGGAGGAGACGCGCAAGCGGGTGGAGGAGGTCGCGGAGCTGCTGGAGCTCACCCCGGACCTGAAGATGCGCGCGAGCGGCCTGTCCGCGGACATGAAGCAGCGCGTGTCCCTGGGCCGGGGACTGGTGCGCCGGGACGTGGCGGCCATCCTCCTGGACGAGCCGCTGACGGTCATCGACCCCCACGTGAAGTGGCTCCTGCGCCGCAAGCTCAAGCAGGTGCATGAGCAGCTGAAGATGACGATCGTCTACGTGACGCACGATCAGGTGGAGGCGCTGACGCTCGCGGACCGCGTGGTGGTGATGAACCAGGGCCGGGTGGTGCAGGTGGGCACGCCGCGCGAGCTCTTCGAGCATCCGGTGGACACCTTCGTCGGCTACTTCATCGGCAGTCCGGGCATGAACCTGCTGCCGTGCGTGGTGGAGGACGGAGCGGTGGTGGTGGAGGGCCAGCGGCTGCCCCTGGACGCGGGCGTGTGCGCACGGGCCCTCGGCACCGGAGGCGAGTTGCTGCTCGGCATCCGGCCCGAATTCCTCCGGCGCGTGCCCGAGGGCACCCCCTCCTCGGTGCGCGTGGAGGTGACCCAGGTGGAGGACCTGGGACGGCACAAGCTGGGCACCGCGCGGCTCGGCTCGCGGACCCTCAAGGTGCGCCTGCCCGAGGAGGAGCGGCTCGCTCCTGGTGAAACCTGTTGGCTGGAGCTGCCCCCCGCGTGGACGACCCTGTACGCCGCGGGCCGCGCCGTCTCCTGA
- a CDS encoding EamA family transporter translates to MHEAPVDRSGWSLPPLPAVLLSIVSVQGGAALAKGLFPALGAAGTAGVRIALAALVLLVAFRPPLARFTRAQWAAVIPYGLALGAMNLSYYLAIARIPLGLGVTLEFVGPLVVAVAGSRRLLDFLWVLVAAVGIVLITPWSGGPGALDMIGVLLALFAGACWAAYIVLGGRLSRLLPEGQGVATGMVFATLVVLPVSLADGVAAKLTPALLAAGLGVALLSSALPYTLEMMALRVLPSRTFGILMSLEPAVATLMGFLFLHERLSPVQWLAVALVSAASAGSTLTARRVPPPIEA, encoded by the coding sequence ATGCACGAAGCACCCGTGGACCGCTCCGGTTGGAGCCTGCCACCTCTTCCGGCGGTTCTCCTTTCCATCGTGAGCGTCCAGGGCGGTGCGGCGCTCGCGAAAGGACTGTTTCCAGCGCTGGGCGCGGCGGGGACGGCGGGGGTCCGTATCGCGTTGGCCGCGCTCGTGTTGCTCGTGGCCTTCCGCCCACCGCTCGCGCGCTTCACCCGTGCGCAGTGGGCCGCGGTCATCCCCTATGGCCTGGCGCTCGGCGCCATGAACCTCAGTTATTACCTCGCCATCGCGCGCATTCCGCTCGGACTTGGCGTCACGCTGGAGTTCGTCGGACCCCTCGTGGTCGCGGTGGCCGGGTCCCGAAGGCTCCTGGATTTCCTGTGGGTCCTGGTCGCCGCCGTTGGCATCGTTCTCATCACGCCATGGAGTGGCGGGCCTGGCGCGCTCGACATGATCGGCGTGTTGCTCGCGCTCTTCGCGGGGGCATGCTGGGCCGCGTACATCGTGCTCGGTGGGCGTTTGTCGCGGCTGCTTCCCGAGGGGCAGGGCGTGGCGACCGGGATGGTGTTCGCGACGCTCGTCGTGCTGCCCGTTTCGCTCGCGGACGGCGTGGCCGCGAAGTTGACCCCCGCGTTGTTGGCGGCGGGCCTCGGGGTGGCGCTGCTGTCGAGCGCGTTGCCGTACACATTGGAGATGATGGCGTTGCGGGTTCTCCCGAGCCGTACCTTTGGCATCCTGATGAGTCTGGAGCCCGCGGTCGCGACCCTGATGGGGTTCTTGTTCCTGCACGAGCGGTTGTCGCCGGTGCAGTGGCTCGCGGTGGCCCTGGTGAGTGCCGCCTCCGCGGGCTCCACCCTCACGGCCCGCCGAGTCCCTCCGCCCATCGAGGCCTGA